The sequence below is a genomic window from Acetobacteroides hydrogenigenes.
AGACCAAGATGCAGGCGCAGGAGCTGGCCGCACAGGAGGAGGAGCTGCGCCAGAATCTCGAGGAGCTGCACGCCACACAGGAGGCTTTCGAGCACAGGGAGGAACTGCTACACCAGCAAATGGCGGATATGGAGAGTCAAATAGAGCAGGTTAGAAACGAAGCCAACACCGAACGAGCCAACTTTCTGGAAAGGATAGCCGTGCACAAGCGAACCATTGATGCCTTTGGGGAGGCATTCCTGCTTGCCGAGTTCGACCTTAAGGGAAACCTAGAGTGGGCCAATAGCCGATTCTGCCAAACCTTTGGCGTCGATCTAGACTTCATCGAATTGTTTAACATGATTCTTTGCGAGCATGTTATTAACAAGGAGGAGGAGCTAAAGCGATGGGAGGCATTGCGAAGAAATGAAGCCTATGTAGGTCCGCTGTTCCTTTTCGTTGGAACTCGTACAGTACACCTTACTGCCAGCTACCAACCCGTAAGGGGAGTTGAGGTGAAGGGCAGCCACGTATTCTTTTCGGCAGCGGTTGTGGGCGAATCGTTCGAGAGCGACGTAACGCCAAGCCATAAGCCCGCAACGGTAACTTTCGAAACGGCCGATAGCTAGTAGCACACTGCATAAAAGCAAAAGAGGCAGCCTTGCAGCTACCTCTCTTTTATAAAAGTATTTTTCAATTAACCTCTAACACGCTCTACATAGCTGCGAGTGCGAGTGTCAATCTTAATCTTCTCGTCTTGGTTGATGAAGAGAGGAACGCGTACTTCTGCACCAGTCTCGAGGGTTGCAGGCTTAAGCGCATTCGACGAAGCGGTATCGCCCTTCAAACCAGGTTCGGTGTAGGTAACCACAAGCTCTACGAATGGAGGAAGCTCGCAGGTTAGTACTTCTTCCTTATCAGCATGAACCATCATTTCTACGTACTGGCCTTCCTTCATTAGGTCAGCGTTCTCAATAAGGTTCTTATCAAGCGAAATTTGCTCGAAAGTTTCGTTGTGCATGAAGTTGTATCCAGCCTCATCCTCGTATAGGAACTGATAAGGACGGCGCTCAACACGAATAACGTCGATTTTTACGCCAGCGTTAAAGGTGTTCTCGATAATGCGTCCGTTCTCAAGGTTTCTAAGCTTAGTTCTAACGAAAGCTGGACCTTTACCTGGTTTTACGTGTTGAAATTCTACAATCGAACAGGGCTTGCCGTTAAACTCGATGCATAGTCCGTTCTTAATATCTGCTGTAGTTGCCATAAAGGGTTTACTATTTTATTTGGGTGCAAATATAAGCCATTGATTCTAAAAAATATCGCACTTTACTAAAGGCCAAGCGAATTTTTTTTAGATTTTGTCACAACAAAATCCTTCAGATAAAATGGTTCGAAGTAGGCGACATCCACAAATTTTGCGGCATCGAACAGCCGATGGGCAAGGTGAACCATGTTGGCAGCCGTATGGGTAACGTTTATAAATGCTGCATTTGGATGGTTGATGATCTCTATACACTTAGGCGCACCGTTGCCAAAAAAGTAAACCTTGCTTTCGGCAAGTTCTTTCTGAAACGAATTCTCGTCGATGATCAGCGCTTCGGTTGCTGTTTTAGGACTTCCATCGCTATGGTAAAGCGCGGTGTAAACCTCCATTCTTCGGGCATCGATCATTGGGCAAAAGATGCTCCCCGTGTTGCCGCCCACCTGGTTGATGGCTCCTTGGGTAAGCGCCTGAAGGCTATCGATGGCTATCATCGGGATTCCTGAACCAAAGCAAATACCCTTTGCGGTAGATACGCCAATGCGAAGTCCTGTATACGATCCAGGCCCCTCGCTTACGGCTACTGCCGAAAGATCTTTAGTGGTAAGGCTATTCTTTTTAAGGAGTTCATCGATGAATACAGCGAGCTGTCGGGCATGCGCTTGGGGTTCTGCGCTTTCGCGGATGTCGATGATCTTGGAATCTTTAGAAAGGGAAACGGAGCAAACCTCCGTTCCCGTTTCTATGCATAGTATGATGCTCATGGTATCTTCTGTATCTTGGGCGCTTAAGGTTGCGCTTCCGGCGCGAAGATACTTAAATCTTGACCGCTATTCAAATACCTTATCTGCCGGAACAACCTCTACTTTGGTTCCGTCCTTAAGCTTACGCGATATGGCGCTAAATGGGGCAATTACCACCTCATCCTTTTTGGTTAGTCCGCTTAGGATTTGGATGTAGGTGTTATCCTGAATGCCCGTTTTTACCTTTACTCGTTTAACGCTTTTCTGTTTAGCGTTGTAAACGTAAACAACCTCTTCGCCTCCCGAGCGGTCGAGTACATCGTCCTCATCAATAGGTTTTACCTCTTCATCTTCCGATTGTTCCTCATTCTTTTTTGCTTTGGAGGCCTGAGCAATCTTTTTGGTAGTGTCGATGTAGTTGGTTACGGCCTGTATTGGTATGGTAAGCGCCTTGCTAATGCTGTTGGTTTGAATCTCAACCGATGCCGACATGCCTGGGCGGAATGGGCTTGCCATACCGGCCTTCATGATGCTCTTGTAGGAATCTTCGAGCAGCAGCACGCGCACTTCGAAGTTGATTACCTGATCGGTGCTGGTTGCCGACGATGTTGCCGTGTTGGCAATCTGAGTTACAATTCCCTTGAACTTATGGCCTAGGTAGGCATCTACCTCTACAAGTGCGGTATCGTTGAGCTTTACCTTTACGATATCGTTCTCGTTAACCTCGGCGTACACCTCCATCTGGTTGAGGTTGGCAATGCGCATTACCTCGGTACCCGCCATCTGCATGGTTCCAACAACGCGCTCTCCCAGCTCTACGTTTAGCTTCGAAACAATGCCATCCATAGGAGCGTAAACCGTAGTCTTCGATAGGCTCTCGTTGGTTTCCTTTAGAGCAGCCTGTGCGCTTTGAAAGTCGTACTGTGCTGCCTGTAGGTTGTTTTTCGACGAGTTGTAGGCCGCTTCGAAGGTTTCGTATTCGGCTTTCGATATCACCTTCTGTTCGAAGAGCGTTTTATTACGACGGTACGCCTGCTCGTCCTTTTGCAGCTGCACCTGAGCCTGGCTAATGCGCGTCTTGGCTGAGTTTAGCGCCGCAGTTGCCCTGTCGCGCTGCGAGATGTACATGTCGGGCTTCACCTTAAACAGCAAATCGCCACGTTTTACTCTTTGCCCTTCCTTTACGGGTAGCTCAACTATTTCGCCCGACACATCGGAGCTGATCTTTACCTCGGTAACGGGCTGTATTTTACCATTTGCCGAAACATACTCCACAATGCGACGATCGGCAGGCTTTTCGATGGCTACTTTTTGCAGCTCGTCTTTTCCAAACCATCCGGCCTTCTTTCCAACTATAAGAAAAATAATAAGGACAACGGCTCCGATGATGATGTATCTGGTAAGCTTCTTCTTTTTCATAGCTTATAGTTTAATAGGTACTCCTTTGTAAAAGTCTAGAATTTTTGTCTTAAAAATGAACTGGTACTTCGCCTGTAGCAGCTCCGACTCCGATTGCGACAGCTTATTCTTTGCCGTATTGTAGTCGAGCGAGTTGGCGGCTCCTACGTTGAATTTCTTGTCTATGCTACTAAACGATTCGGCAAGAGCTTCACGAGCTTTTTGCGTGGCAGCATACTTCTTTAGCGCTCCAACAGCATCGGCATGAGCCTGCGATATCTCCTTATAAAGCGTGTTCTTACGCTGCTGAAGATCGAGTTGGGCTAGCGTATGGCCAATACGGGCATTGCTAACCTCGTACTTGGTGCTAAACCTGTCGAAGATTGGGATGTTTAAGCTCAACCCGATACCGATGCTCTGGTTCTTATCGAGTTGGTCGCGTATTGCCTGTTTACCATAGATCATCGATCCATCGGGATTCAAGCCTTTTAGCTCCATTGCTTGGTTAAAATAGCTGGTTCCGTACTGTGCCGACAGCATCAGCGAAGGATAGTAGCCGCTCTTTGCCAACGCCACTCCCTTTTCGGCGCTGGCTACTTTTATCTCGGCCGACTTTATTTGGGGTAGGCTTTGCGATGTTTGGTAGAGTAGGCCGGGTGTGCTTAGGGCGTACTGCTCGTTTACGGTTAGCCTCGACGGATGCTCAACTTTAAATGCAGTGTCGGCTGGTAGCTCCAGCAGCTGCTTTAGGGTAAGATAGGCAATGTCGAGCTGGTTTTGAGCGTTAACCAACGAAACCTCCTCTTGGGCTTGCTGCGAACGAATCTCGAGCAGGTTGCTCTGCGATAGGTTGCCGGCATCAACCAGCTTTTGGGTACGATCGACCTGAAGGTGGGTTGTCTCCAGCTGGCGCTCGGATATGGAAACCAGTTCCTCGTTAAAGAGCACCTGAAGGTAGGCTGCTGCTATATTAAGCGAGATGTCGTTGCGGGTTCGCTCCACCTCTAGCAAATCCGACTGGAGATCGAGCTTGCTCTTTGCAATGGTAGACCTGATACTAAACCCGTTAAAGAGGTTCAGCTGGCTGCCTATCCCCAAGCTTCCGCTCCAGGCAGTCTTATCTACCGATGCAAAGTTGGAGTTGTCGCGCGATCGGCCAAAGCTTACGGTGTTGTTGCTACTGGCCGAGAGCGATGGGGTTTGGCTCCATTGCGCCTTCTTTACAGCATTCTGGCTAGAGGACACCCTAAGCTCCTGCTGCTTTATGGTAATGTTATTGCTGATGGCATACTGTATGCATCGTTCCAGCCCCCAGGGTTCTTGAGCAAGAGCTGCTGTCGAAGCCGAGAGTAGAAGGGCGAGCATGCCGACGGTTCGTAGGTTCATAGATATCTTTGATATAGTTTGGTTAAAGAGCATTCTTACGCAAGTTAGCTAAAAATAGAGATTGGTTTATCAATTCCCGTAAAATAAATCTGACCATGCGGGATGCTGTGCTGGAGAGTGACTTGCGTGGCTATTCTGAGTAGCCGAAGAGCCAAAATAACAGCCAGCACCTCTTCTGTTTAAATAGCGTGCTGGCTGTTTGCTTATGGTACGAAAAAATTTCTAGGATCGTTTTACAATGGCTACGATGCCATCCATTTTTAGAATGGTAACCAGCGTATCCTTTTCTATTGGCTTTCCATCGATGCTTACGGCCTCCCATTCGGTTCCCCGGTAGAAGATCTTGCCGCGTCCATTCTCCGGAATAGCGTGGAGTACGTTAACCCTATCGCCAACAAACTCGGTGTAGTCCATGCCTCCTTTGGCTTGCGAGAACTTTCGTCGGAGCAGCTTGCGGAGGAAGATGAGGAAGAGGATAGAGCTTACGCTGAAGGCTACAATTTGCCATGCGATGCTTGGCAGTACGCCCAAGTAGGTGAGCAGGGCTGTTAGCAGCGCGCCCATCGCAATAAAGAATGCGAAGAACGACAGGCTAAACATCTCTATCACCAGCATTATGAAGCCGATGATAAGCCAAAGCTGCGATTGACTAATTGCCTCCATCATTACTTAATAGGTGTTGGGTTGCCGGGTGCTTTGGCATCCTGCTGCTTGATAACGGCTAGCGCTCCCGATACAATAGAGGCCATGTCGCCGAAGTTAGCAGGAAGGATAAGCGTGTTGTTGGTCTTGGCCAGCTTGCCAAACTGCTCTACCAGCTGCTCGGCCACGCGGAGCTGAATGGCTTCGTATCCGCCCTCGTTCTTAATAGACGAGGCTACGGCCTTAATACCATCGGCTGTTGCTACGGCCACCGCACGGATTGCTTCGGCTTGACCTTCGGCGGTGTTGATTTGCTGAAGCTTTATACCCTCCGACTCGAGCACGACCTTTTGCTTTTGGCCTTCGGCAATGTTAATGGCCGACTGCTTTTCGCCTTCCGACTGTAGGATTCGGGCACGCTTTTCGCGCTCGGCCTGCATCTGCTTCTCCATGGCGTGAAGAACGGACTGAGGAGGGGTTATATTTTTGATCTCGTAGCGAAGCACCTTAACGCCCCAGTGCTGCGAAGCCTCGTCGATGGCCTCTACTACGGCGCGGTTGATGGTGGTGCGCTCCTCGAAGGTGCGGTCGAGCTCAATCTTACCCATCTCGCTACGCATGGTGGTTTGCGAGAGCTGCGTTACGGCAAACACGTAGTTGCTGATACCGTATGCGGCCTTTTGGGCATCGATAACCTGAAGGAATACCACGCCATCCACAATAACCTGTACGTTGTCGCGGGTGATGCACACCTGCTCGGGGATGTCGAAGGCCTGCTCCTTGAGGCTGTACTTGTAGGCTACCTTGTCGAAGAAGGGGATTACAAAGTTGATACCTGGCTTTAGCACTTCGTGGAACTTACCAAAGCGCTCGATGATGTAGGCCGATTGCTGTGGAACAACCTTCACCGTCATCAGAATTAGAAGTAGCGCAAACGCTACAAGGGCGATAAGCGCCCCAGAACCCATACCAATCATAGTTTTCTACATTAAAGAATAGTAAATAATAGAGCTTAACAGTGGCTAAATTTAGTATTTATGTTGATATGGAGAGCCTTTTTTGTTAAAATTCTTTGGGGCTATTCGTTTTCGGGCTCCAGAATGAGAAATCCTACGGTAGCGCCTACCAGGGCAACCAGCTCCTGCGGGCTTAGGTAGAGCTGTAGCCCGCGCTTCCCGGCGCTGATGTAGATTCGGTTGAAGGCGTTGCAGCTCTCGTGGATGTAGATGGCAAAGCGCTTTTTCATGCCTATGGGCGAGCAGGCTCCGCGGATATACCCCGTGATGGGCAGCAGCTCCTTCATCGGGATCATCTCGCAGCTTTTGTTGCCCGAAAGCTTGGCGGCCTTCTTCAGGTCGAGCTCTTCGGCTCCGGGGATGACGCAAACGAAGTACCCCGACCGATCGCCCTTTAGCACCAGCGTTTTGAAGACCTGCTCGACGGGCTCGTTGAGCTGTTGGGCAACGTGCACCGCGCTCAGATCGGCTTCGTCTACCTCGTAGGCTACCAGCTCGTAGCCAATTTTTGCCCTATCCAGCAGCCGTGCTGCGTTTGTTTTCTCCGTAGCCATGTTCCTTGCCAATTTTCGGCAAGTATAGCTGATATTTCCCAAATCCGGCATCGGCAAATGCGGTTTGCTCGCCCATAACAGGGCTGCTTGTTGCTAGGGGCTGCAAGGCAGCATTATATTGGAGATTTGTTGCCCATTTTGCTACCTTAGCAGCATACATTAACCCAAAAACCTACCCCTATGGATATCCTTAAGCTGGCCCACCGCCTTACTGGCGCCCACCACTACATCAGCAGCGCAACCACCGGCACCCCCGTAGAGTTTGCCGCCAAGCTCGGCATCGCCGAGAGCCACCTCTACCTGCTGATAGCCGTGCTGAAGCAGCTGGGTGGCCCCATTGCCTACTCGCGCAGCCGTAAGACCTACCTCTACACCCGCCCCATTGCCTTTAAGCTGGGGTACGAGGAGGTTAAGGAGCCCCAATAAGCTGTTCCGAGCAGCTTAGTAACCTGTCCCCAATAGGTTAGCAACCTGTTCCGAGCAGCTTATTACCTGTTCCAAATAGGTTAGTAACCTGTTTCGAACAGTTTATTACCTATTCCAAGCAGGTTAGTAACCTGTCCCCAATAGGTTAGCAACCTGTTCCGAGCAGCTTATTACCTGTTCCGAATAGGTTAGCAACCTGCTCCGAACAGGTTATTGCCATTCTTAGGCTACTTTTAATGCCTAATCGGTTAGAGATGAATAAGCGAGAAGGGGGTTGCCATCGTTCCCGAACCAGCCCGTGGGGCATAAAAAAATCCCACCTTACACCGTAAAGCAGGATTAGAAGGCATTCGGGAAGGATGCTACTTAGCTGCGGCCTTCCTACTTGGAGCACCGGGGAACTGCTGCTTCAGGTCGTCGTAGATCGCCGAAGCGCTGGGCACGCTACCTGCAGCAACTTTGATTGCCCGGTAGAAGCTCATGCAGGAGTTGTAGATGTCAGCTCCCAGAACAGCGTTGGTATCCTCCATGTTCTTAAGGATGCTGGACATCCTGTCGATACGAGGGTTAAGGGCAGTATGGGCCGTCATGTCGAGCCGGAGCTCATCCACATTTATGTACGTTGGAACTAGCGGTACATTGTTGTAGATGTAGCTTGCAGCCTTACCCACCCAAACCTCCATATCGTACTTCACCTTGCCATACTGAACGCGCTGCTCCGAGGTCAGGTTTACCGCCTTACCCTTGAGCACCGTTTCGAGTGCCGCCAAAGCATCGTCTATTGCTTTTAGCTCCGCCTCCGTAAACGTTACCGAGATTAGGTTGTCTAAAGCCATAGTGAAACTAGGTTTTAGGTTAATAATTTTGTTTCGTAGGGCACGTTTCCCCTACTTAATTTCGAATGTATAAAATATATTCCGAACATTTAGCTTAAACAGGTGATGTTTTAACAAAAAAGATGTAGGCTCTAGGAATAGTAGAGTGGGGTTTTGTAGGTTTGTGGAATCGGATAAAAAATAGAACTAACAATGAATGCCATTACACATTACAATCGAAAAGCCCTCGCAGCCCTACTCATTGCCTTATTCTGCATGGTGGGAGCTAGCGCATCAGCCCAGGTAAACAAGCAGCTGAGCAAGGCAGAGATGCAAACCGACATCGACCACTTCTTTAGCAGCCTTAAGCAGCACCACCCCAACCCCTACTTCTTCTGCTCTAAAGACTCGGTCGAACAAGAAAAGAACCGAATAGTAAATAACCTACCCGACTCGCTATCTACCTACGGCTTTGCCAAGCGGATCGGCACCCTCAACCACCTATTCGATGGGCATACCAATATTCTCCTCGACTTTACCTGGCAAGATAGATCCCGAGTATACATCCCTTCGATTTTTGAAATCGACAGCAGCTATGGCCTATACATCAAAGAGAAGTATGCGAACGCCAGAAGCAAGGTTATAAGCATAAACGGACATGATGCAGCATCCATCATGAGCCAATTCAAGAAGTACATGCTCAACGAGCAGATTAAATCATCGGTACGAAGCAACACCTTCCTCTTCAAGTATTGTCTTCCACTACTCGGCATAACCGAACCTTACACCATAGGGCTACTACACGATGGCAAGCAAGAACTCGTTAATATTTCCGAAAAGAGCGCATATACAAATACAGCTACTGGATATAGCTTAGACTTTTCATCCCTTTATAAAAGAGATACGACCGCAGACACCGTTAGGTCGGTAAATTACAAGATCGACAAAGCACGTTCTCTTGCCATCCTGTACTACAACAGCTGCGATATCGAGCAGGATAGCGTTATGCAGCAAAAGGTAAAGGCATTTTTCGAAACAATAGACTCCCTAAAAATTGAAAAACTAATCATTGATATTCGAAACAACACCGGCGGCTCTACCGACAGCAACGACTTCATAACCGACTACATTAAGCATGATTCATTTACGGTAAGGCAGTCTGCTGAACGAAGAATAAGCAAAGAATATAAGGAAAAGGTATCTTCTAAAGTAAACAGTTATAGGGATAAGGGCTTTTTTCATAGGATATTCTATAGGCAAAGGATGCCCAACGCCCTTGTGAAAATATACAATGGTAAGGTCGGAGACCTCTACAAGGTAAGCTACAAGGAAAGGGTAAATGCTAATTCTTCAGGGTACTCGGGAAAGATATTTATTGTTCAAGGGTACAACACCTTTTCGTCAGCGCTTGACTTTGCCTACTGGTTCAAGTTCGCTAAGCGAGGAACCCTTGTAGGCGATGAAACAGGAGAGCCTACCGACTGCTTTAGTGATGCATTGATTGATACGCTACCCAATAGTCAGCTAAACTTTATGGTAGCACAAGGGAGATTCAAATTTCCTTCAGGCAATATTGCATGCGGATTAAAGCCTGATAGATACGTCAAGATAGATTCCGATGGCATATTCCTAAGCGATAATGAAGTTGAAGAGATAATCAACCTAAAAAGATAACACAAACATGAAATTCACTCAAGCAGGCCTAACAGCATACATGCCATTACCCACTAACCCATAGCACCTATGAGAAGAATCGCACAGCTTATCGCATTGGTAGCGCTCTGCAGCAGCGCTACGGCACAAACCACCGTTAAGGGCGAGTACCTTGCAGCAAAGGGTAAGCCTACGCCAAAGTTTGCCTACCTGTTTACATCCGGCAATTCGAAGGGAATGCAGGCAAAGATTGAGAATGGAACGTTTGGCT
It includes:
- a CDS encoding S41 family peptidase; translation: MNAITHYNRKALAALLIALFCMVGASASAQVNKQLSKAEMQTDIDHFFSSLKQHHPNPYFFCSKDSVEQEKNRIVNNLPDSLSTYGFAKRIGTLNHLFDGHTNILLDFTWQDRSRVYIPSIFEIDSSYGLYIKEKYANARSKVISINGHDAASIMSQFKKYMLNEQIKSSVRSNTFLFKYCLPLLGITEPYTIGLLHDGKQELVNISEKSAYTNTATGYSLDFSSLYKRDTTADTVRSVNYKIDKARSLAILYYNSCDIEQDSVMQQKVKAFFETIDSLKIEKLIIDIRNNTGGSTDSNDFITDYIKHDSFTVRQSAERRISKEYKEKVSSKVNSYRDKGFFHRIFYRQRMPNALVKIYNGKVGDLYKVSYKERVNANSSGYSGKIFIVQGYNTFSSALDFAYWFKFAKRGTLVGDETGEPTDCFSDALIDTLPNSQLNFMVAQGRFKFPSGNIACGLKPDRYVKIDSDGIFLSDNEVEEIINLKR
- a CDS encoding NfeD family protein; the protein is MMEAISQSQLWLIIGFIMLVIEMFSLSFFAFFIAMGALLTALLTYLGVLPSIAWQIVAFSVSSILFLIFLRKLLRRKFSQAKGGMDYTEFVGDRVNVLHAIPENGRGKIFYRGTEWEAVSIDGKPIEKDTLVTILKMDGIVAIVKRS
- the ybaK gene encoding Cys-tRNA(Pro) deacylase, with protein sequence MATEKTNAARLLDRAKIGYELVAYEVDEADLSAVHVAQQLNEPVEQVFKTLVLKGDRSGYFVCVIPGAEELDLKKAAKLSGNKSCEMIPMKELLPITGYIRGACSPIGMKKRFAIYIHESCNAFNRIYISAGKRGLQLYLSPQELVALVGATVGFLILEPENE
- a CDS encoding TolC family protein: MNLRTVGMLALLLSASTAALAQEPWGLERCIQYAISNNITIKQQELRVSSSQNAVKKAQWSQTPSLSASSNNTVSFGRSRDNSNFASVDKTAWSGSLGIGSQLNLFNGFSIRSTIAKSKLDLQSDLLEVERTRNDISLNIAAAYLQVLFNEELVSISERQLETTHLQVDRTQKLVDAGNLSQSNLLEIRSQQAQEEVSLVNAQNQLDIAYLTLKQLLELPADTAFKVEHPSRLTVNEQYALSTPGLLYQTSQSLPQIKSAEIKVASAEKGVALAKSGYYPSLMLSAQYGTSYFNQAMELKGLNPDGSMIYGKQAIRDQLDKNQSIGIGLSLNIPIFDRFSTKYEVSNARIGHTLAQLDLQQRKNTLYKEISQAHADAVGALKKYAATQKAREALAESFSSIDKKFNVGAANSLDYNTAKNKLSQSESELLQAKYQFIFKTKILDFYKGVPIKL
- a CDS encoding SPFH domain-containing protein; translated protein: MIGMGSGALIALVAFALLLILMTVKVVPQQSAYIIERFGKFHEVLKPGINFVIPFFDKVAYKYSLKEQAFDIPEQVCITRDNVQVIVDGVVFLQVIDAQKAAYGISNYVFAVTQLSQTTMRSEMGKIELDRTFEERTTINRAVVEAIDEASQHWGVKVLRYEIKNITPPQSVLHAMEKQMQAEREKRARILQSEGEKQSAINIAEGQKQKVVLESEGIKLQQINTAEGQAEAIRAVAVATADGIKAVASSIKNEGGYEAIQLRVAEQLVEQFGKLAKTNNTLILPANFGDMASIVSGALAVIKQQDAKAPGNPTPIK
- the efp gene encoding elongation factor P, with translation MATTADIKNGLCIEFNGKPCSIVEFQHVKPGKGPAFVRTKLRNLENGRIIENTFNAGVKIDVIRVERRPYQFLYEDEAGYNFMHNETFEQISLDKNLIENADLMKEGQYVEMMVHADKEEVLTCELPPFVELVVTYTEPGLKGDTASSNALKPATLETGAEVRVPLFINQDEKIKIDTRTRSYVERVRG
- a CDS encoding efflux RND transporter periplasmic adaptor subunit, whose product is MKKKKLTRYIIIGAVVLIIFLIVGKKAGWFGKDELQKVAIEKPADRRIVEYVSANGKIQPVTEVKISSDVSGEIVELPVKEGQRVKRGDLLFKVKPDMYISQRDRATAALNSAKTRISQAQVQLQKDEQAYRRNKTLFEQKVISKAEYETFEAAYNSSKNNLQAAQYDFQSAQAALKETNESLSKTTVYAPMDGIVSKLNVELGERVVGTMQMAGTEVMRIANLNQMEVYAEVNENDIVKVKLNDTALVEVDAYLGHKFKGIVTQIANTATSSATSTDQVINFEVRVLLLEDSYKSIMKAGMASPFRPGMSASVEIQTNSISKALTIPIQAVTNYIDTTKKIAQASKAKKNEEQSEDEEVKPIDEDDVLDRSGGEEVVYVYNAKQKSVKRVKVKTGIQDNTYIQILSGLTKKDEVVIAPFSAISRKLKDGTKVEVVPADKVFE
- the tsaB gene encoding tRNA (adenosine(37)-N6)-threonylcarbamoyltransferase complex dimerization subunit type 1 TsaB, encoding MSIILCIETGTEVCSVSLSKDSKIIDIRESAEPQAHARQLAVFIDELLKKNSLTTKDLSAVAVSEGPGSYTGLRIGVSTAKGICFGSGIPMIAIDSLQALTQGAINQVGGNTGSIFCPMIDARRMEVYTALYHSDGSPKTATEALIIDENSFQKELAESKVYFFGNGAPKCIEIINHPNAAFINVTHTAANMVHLAHRLFDAAKFVDVAYFEPFYLKDFVVTKSKKNSLGL